In Montipora foliosa isolate CH-2021 chromosome 9, ASM3666993v2, whole genome shotgun sequence, the DNA window GGAAATCTGACTTCCCTTCAATCAGAAGGTGAATGTGTGACTAGTGCCAGTCCTCTTCCACGTGTTTCAGTGACAAACATGTAAAAAttctcaggaaacgaaaggaagaggtgGTCTTTTTCACCACTtgggaaccgtcccatcatttttcgtaaactgtagcatggaatttctattcaGACAAAACATGGAACTGTGTATCAAGGGAGGGAGTTATGACATCAaaatttttttgagaaacaaatttttttgtaaatccatgctacagattttgtgagTGCTGATACCTTAAAAACTtttgaaaaacatagttaacttgCAGAGtctttaggcattttctgttttggtcatatGATTTACTAAATGTTGTTGTGAGttgaaccagacaaagaaatgacAAGAAAGGATGATTGTagagttaacccattgacccctgagagtaacacttaatagattttactctgtctaacgccagacgtcctagggtgtttgaggtgtgaatggcttaattaacaattattccatgagtgccccttggatatgagatggtaaaaaGCTAACTTGGCGCGTAGCGCCGaattggctataaccagtctcatatcccacaagcgcgaatggagtaattgttttattaaattccttaaactccaaaaatttagaAAGTAAGAAATACGAACGCAAAAAACGAGAAAATCCaagcgaaatcgagaaaacttgatgaagatgcgatgttgtgtaagaccttgtggtcagacagacgcaggctcatcacaaaaacattttcttgcctttttgtgtacttctaaacgtcggaattgatccaaactttccacaaaaaaagttttttttttcttttttggctttattcaaagaaaaattttgctttctggcaAAAAATCTTTTAGTTTAGCAATGCCTTAatgcaatcatttaccatataaggtcaaactaaggtttATGAGCTGATAACTTAGATTgtgtgaaccaatcagagcatgcgaaatgcattatccgaggttgagaatttaataatagaCTTTACTCTGCCTAATACCAGAtggttttacttgtcaatgggaggggggaaaggggggggggggggggaaatgggggggggggaataggGGAGtgtcctagggtgtttgaggtgtaaAAGGGTTAAAGGGACTCAAGAAATGACTATTttaaggggtccatagcaatggtttggtagttaagagctaCACCCTTAATTAAACCCACAGTATACAGTATCAGTATATTAGTCTTTTAATAATTCCTACAACAGATCACCTCAACAGTGCCTTGCCCTTTGTGCTCAAGCTGCAGTGCCAGGTTCATTGCACGGTTAATAGCAGCTCCTAAGCCATGTATTATAACCTCTTGCTCACTGAAAATTAGAGgataaatcattttttttatttaattacagCAGACCCCATTCTGGTTGTGACAAGTAATGCCACCCTAGAAAAATGTATAAATTAAAACTTGTAAGTTTTGGAGTTGATCGTCCCATTGCTATAAAGCTTCTGTTACCTACATTAAGGTATAGGCTGTTGTCCTGTGGTACAGCAATAATTCAAATCTGAAATAATGTCCCACATTATTAAGATACATACTCATATCTCCACTCCAATATTCTCCTTGCATTGCCCATTGCATAACAGCAGCCATGTACATGCTCTTAAAACAGTGGTTCTTaagtttttttggctttttaaattgttttgttgagaaaaagttgatttttgaAGATGGGTGGTTTAATGATATCAGGTAGCAAGAATGACCGTTCTATTCAACCCTTACCACCCTACAGGGTGTCTCAAAGCCCATGCATACACGGAGGGCAGTGCAGGTTGTAGGTTAGGGTTGCCGGTCTttttttaccataactgaaacaacccaaaccttaacaaaaatgctaaccttcagcataaaaaaaacattagccctaatgttagcattcataaaggtttgggttgtttcagccatggtgaaacaatgacctgcaccCTCCAATGCATACAGGCATCACGGCAAATGCACACTCCTACATTACGCATACTCTGCAGTCCCACGTTTCTGAAGTGTAATTGAAGGTTTTAAAATGCTTGAAGGTTCATCGAAGTCTCGAATGCGTATCACAAACCTCGAATCAAGCGACTTCTGACATCGTTCAAGATGAGCTGCAAAATCCGTCTTCCTGTTCACGTAAATATCGTTTCGGCGTTTTAGCTTTCTCTGAGGTTGCCTCTTCTTCCTGACGTCTATAGAAATCAAAGTAGAACTATTTAATATTACAATTTAAGGAGCAAGGAGCAAGGAGCATATTACAAtttaaggagcaaggatggcacagttggttagtgcgcggccttggtgcaagaggtcctgagttcgatttcCCGGATCTctcatccttgtttcgacttctttcctttccgtgtagctaagtagctttaaatacccgtaaaacggagcactgatggagaggggggagtaaaatgagcgcaccgtcgacctcaggtttgtcagttgaataactgttacgagttatcgacgttaaacatggttgctttactttgctTTACTTTAATTCGACAAAGATAGAGACTATTACAAGTATTATAATTTGAACTTACGACTCGTTTTGTCCGCCATCTCCGCCATTTTATGTTAGTGGGTATTCACGTTATGTATGGTGACATATATTGTACCGTATACATCATATTAAAACCGCTGTACGAGGTGACTGGGGCACTGAAAACATCCGCTTACTCGTACCCAGAGCACCCGCTTGTCTGCCTTTCTTTACCCCCCATTTTGGTCGACTAACGAAGGTAATCCGCGATGACTTTAAATCCTTACCTATCATGGCCATCCCTCAGAAATGCAGGCCTCCTTGCCCAATATATGAAATTAATTTTATCTTTCCcttcttatgtgtaataaaagtattttcttttcttagtttACTTCGTTAACCGCAGTTTATTTCTGTCCTAATATTAGGTTATACAACCGTCGTATTCCCGTCAATTTTTCTTCACAATGGTAGGTAGtggtcattttctcttttctcgAGATCAAATGTGCAAAGCAGAACACTGTAGTTTGGAGTTTACTCAAAGCTTTATTGCCTGATGTTTTGTTGCAGCCGAAACAGATTCACGAAATCAAAGATTTTCTTCTTACCGCTAGACGAAAGGATGCAAAATGTAAGCGtcacatacatatatacatatatatatatatagccaCCTTGACACCTAGTAGGTCACTATATGCTAGACTATAGATGACTTTGATGACAGCAGGGCCTTCTCACACTATTTTAGTTGGAGGGAGAATCAGATGAGTGGGTTGGGGATAAAGCGATTTTGTCGTGGGAGGCGGCACGGTCCGGTGTTTTGGGCATTGGGTTTACATGCGGTTGCCCCTGGTTCatatcccgttctaacctctagTTTGCATTTGTTTCCGGCTCTACCATGCTTTGTAAATCCCCAACTGGTTTCCTCCTGCTAGGTGGGGTTCTTGCAATCTCTACCCCAGacctcttctcttgactgagggagagaagagctctggggaaccctgaaacgaactgtcttctcattgggtttcgtgaagaacaatcaaaagcttccctaattggtgcattcatgttagcacaagGAGTGAGGAGGCgctgtaaggttcaaatagtcaatttttggctacaagaaccctacggcgcacgTTCTCCtagatagagtttcccagagccttgggtcgatccaaggctctggtgacgagaacggggttcttaatcatgtttctttcaGGCCCCAGTAGTTCAAATGATGCacagcgctatccaccagataaatcactatccagtggagaagtcatagcaaaaccaattatTCTTGTGCTATCAagtggataatgatttatccggtagatagcgttatccatcttttgaacaactggggcctgattaTTAAAaatggggtgcctgtgaactataATTTAACAATTAGAACCGTAGCCTTTGCGGGCTAGGGGTCAATAACCCATGAGgcaaagccgaatgggctattgacccgtggcccgcaagggcaaagggtctaattgttttagtataacccaactagtcggacagaaaaggcaatatcaaagttagcaaatgcaagttgaagaaatatttatttgtgaataaaacgaaagaaagcgtctcgcttttcgctacttgaggactattacaaatagtcctctagtagcatagccaatcaaatgcaggatttgcattagtccactagttggtgATACTAAAGCTTGATatctaagtgcacttccactataaacaaagcatttacatttacattttcacTCTAAAAGAAGATGAGTTGAACTCTTTGTAGGTGGAGAGACTCCCTGGCCTGACCCTTGATGACAGCCCTATGACAGTTGAcagtttttgtttcattttaggCGTACCAAGTTCTTAGTCCATTGCTAGATTGCCCAGGTTTCCGCACAATATAACTGGAcattgcaatccattttaagcCATATTTTATCACTGTAACAGTGGTGCATGTCTGGTGTGAATACAGTGACTATGTCGGTGACATCACCACATACGGTACTTCTTAATGTGCAAACCATATCCCTATTTTGACAACTTCATTGCATGGTCCTTGGATTTGTAGGGGCCTTCCATTGGAGATGGTCCCTAAACAGGGAACCCATCCAAGCCTTGAGTCCCAACACCAAGTTGTCCAGGGACCCATTACACTTTGATTATTGTTAGCAAAGGGGAAAAGTGGGGATGGAGGGGGAGAGGGATTGGAGTGTGATAAAAGTACAgtgtaatagacctttttggcttgtacattttgttttcccgatacagatcatgtgataatattCGGGAGGCTTGGTCCTaaatgttttgttcattaaaaagggTGCATGCAGGcgtattcatgcttgcatgccctcattttaatgaacaaaacaaaagaccaaacctcctgagtattatcacatgatctgtattgagaaaacaaaatgtacaagccgaaaaggtctatttgatGAAAGAGACTACCACTCTACAACAGGCTTACAAGTGTGTACAAATCCTACTCATTGTTGCTGACTTTTATTATTCTCACACTCTTTGTTAATGTTTTTGTTTAATTGTATTTTAGTGCATTAAAAGTGgttgttattttgtttcaatggTACAcacattttaataaaaaaaatgttaacaaaCAGATGATCGTCCCTGTAGTGTTACTCAAACTTCCATAACTCAAGGGTTTACGTTATGGTGAAAATGTTATTGGCTGGCTGGCTGTCTTGCTATTTAAAGATCCTTATTATTCTGCCTTCCTTCCAGCGGTGAAAATAAAGAAGATCAATGGTACTGTAAAGTTCAAGGTGCGATGCAGCCGCTATCTTTACACTCTAGTTATTGATGATAAAGAAAAAGCTGATAAACTCAAGCAGTCTTTGCCACCAGGTGTGTATCTTGAAGAAGAGCTTGCATAATAAATGCAACATGTAATTATCAAAAGCCTCTACCATTTACACCTGAAGCACCCTTGATCGATGCactatgtccagaaatgcaagtccATTAGTTTGATATCCAACATGAATTACCCCTTgaagtctaagcatttcctaCCCATTTGTAACAACTAGCAGTAATCTTGGATCATTGAAGTTTGTTGCTAAGATGCACATGCATGTGTGttgtaattcaagatggcgctgcctgaaaaagcagacgaaaaagaaacaaaaacttgCTAAGGCTTACCCTACGTGTACGTACAGGATACTTGAGATTAGAAATTTGCATTCTTCTAATGTGCAATGCAATATTGTTAGGGTAAAAGTGTTAGTTCAGGGTAACTGCAGTAGTTTATCCTTATTTGAAGGGGAAGCATTTGGGGGAAAATTTGTGaagttaattgtctgtattttgagaaacgagtgatgttgaagttgggtaGTTACTTGTTGATGCTTATCTGTGTGTGTATATATTTGTATAAAGGTGTTTTCTCTGGAAAGTTTGACCCACTTAAACCAAATAAAGCTGTGGTTTAAAGTGTTCCGACCTCTGAATATTAAGAACATTACCTAAATTTCCACTGATCATGTCGTAAATGAGGCTCCACTGTGAAGTAGACTACCGGTATTGCCGTTTGTTGTTGGGAGAAACAAATTGCTTTGATGGTCTGACATGTGGTGTTTGTCATAGATTTGTCCCTGCGTTAGAAACAACattatttcttttcatttcctttttcattTGAATTGCAGGTTTGGCTGTGAAGGAGctgaagtgaaatgtttttgCCATTTGTTGAAATAAAATGTATAATATGAACTACGTTATGACTGTTTCTCTTGCTGTTACTTTCATTCTTTCTgtctgacttttttttttgcttacagcCAACAATGTGGTTAGCTTGCAGCAAGTTCAACATCATTCCCTTATGTtaaaacagttttcttaattcCATCATGATCTGAAAGATTTTCAGTGGTGTCCAGAAACATGGTCACGTTGATGATGTCTTCAGTAAGAAGACAGCtaagaaatgcactgaaataTAAACTCCATGTACAGGCTCTGTAAAGCCATTGTTGCTTATTAATTAAATCACTTGGAGTTCCAAAGGGCCAATGGTGATTTTGATCATATGTAAGCAAAATGTGCTGCTCACTTATAAATGTCTTGATTTAGTACTACCTCACATGTACCTTTTGTTTGAAAGAGCCACTCATAACAACTTTTTTCCCCTATGTATATTTTGCTTGTGGCTAAAAATAATGCATGCATCCCTTGTGGAAACCAAAAGCCTTAAATGTCTGAACAAAATGATTAGAGAGCTTAAccaaaatataattattttatcatggGGTGGGAGTCTAGTTCCTGTGGTGGATTTTAATGATTGTTCAGCAAAAAATATTAGATAAACTAATTTGCCAAGAAAGCCAAAAGTGATTAAgtgtcattgtctgagaaagtgttccaggggccaaaagttgtggtcaaccgATTTGGCTGAAACTTGGCACAGAAGTTGGGTataatgagatatttcaaaagcCACTTTGGCTCACTTCTCTGAGTTTTAGTTTTGGAGTTACAGGGGGGGTCTCATTTTTTGCCCTTTGAGCACCAAAAATCCAGCCTTCTAGGGggcattttgaaagtgtgataagACCCCACTGGTAAATTGTGCTGCCAAATGAATTTGACCATGAACTTTACTATAATAGAGCTTTCAGTTCATGCATGTAACTTTGTCCTCAAGGTATTTCACAGAGAGGAGCCTGGGGCTAGAGTTTGGCcaaaattgatgttaaaattataacccaaaatagccatttttcaaaatttcactatATTCACCTGCCTTCTTGCATAACTTCCAAACCTATACCACTGTTTACTTTAGTCACCCAGTTATCAAAATcagttgagaaaaatttggcttattatggtttattgaatttttggaacaaaTACTTCATGCCTCTCTAAAGCGATGCAAAATGGACTTTTGAGCCTAATTCAG includes these proteins:
- the LOC137970517 gene encoding ribonuclease P protein subunit p20-like isoform X2, translating into MAEMADKTSHVRKKRQPQRKLKRRNDIYVNRKTDFAAHLERCQKSLDSSEQEVIIHGLGAAINRAMNLALQLEHKGQGTVEDHEGYSKVRTNSAIHIRVYKKPLTPI
- the LOC137970517 gene encoding ribonuclease P protein subunit p20-like isoform X1; protein product: MAEMADKTSHVRKKRQPQRKLKRRNDIYVNRKTDFAAHLERCQKSLDSSEQEVIIHGLGAAINRAMNLALQLEHKGQGTVEVSATTSSVKLVDDYEPEDDDHEGYSKVRTNSAIHIRVYKKPLTPI